A window from Oncorhynchus mykiss isolate Arlee chromosome 9, USDA_OmykA_1.1, whole genome shotgun sequence encodes these proteins:
- the LOC118966132 gene encoding transcription factor PU.1 isoform X2, protein MLATLETMGYIPGWPGPAQTPVEVDLDVIEEYLQEHSLDVQHTPPTPPATPAQQTHTHSHQHQETSVIENSWSGQYAYQWHYDYSSPNKEYEKQAPPTEWPRLHGNHWEHSTYSSETTPCSESDSSSSLCLDYPPSSPSDPLSCPPAERRGRKTSEILPLTSHSGKKKERLFHFLFEMLQTPSMRSCIWWVQSCSGTFQFSSQNKERLAQLWGRRKGNRKTMTYQKMARALRNYSRTGEICKVKRKLTYQFSEGTLRGLQGAC, encoded by the exons ATGGGTTATATCCCAGGCTGGCCCGGTCCTGCCCAGACCCCGGTAGAGGTGGACCTGGACGTCATAGAGGAATATCTACAGGAACACTCCCTGGATGTCCAACACACACCTCCTACGCCTCCTGCCACGCCCgctcagcaaacacacacacactcacaccaacaccaggagaccagcgtcatag AGAACAGCTGGTCTGGTCAGTATGCCTACCAGTGGCATTATGACTATAGTTCTCCTAATAAGGAATATGAAAAACAGGCTCCGCCCACAGAATGGCCTCGTCTTCATGGCAACCACTGG GAGCACAGCACCTATTCCAGTGAGACAACTCCCTGCAGTGAGTCTgactcctccagctccctctgtcTAGactaccctccctcctctccctccgaccctctctcctgcccccctgctgagaggagaggcaggaagacGAGCGAAATACTGCCCCTCACATCACACTCAG GAAAGAAGAAGGAGCGTCTGTTCCACTTTCTGTTTGAGATGCTACAGACCCCCTCCATGCGGAGCTGCATCTGGTGGGTACAGTCCTGCTCCGGCACCTTCCAGTTCTCCTCCCAGAACAAGGAGCGTCTGGCCCAGCTGTGGGGCCGAAGGAAGGGAAATCGCAAGACCATGACATACCAGAAGATGGCTCGAGCACTCAGAAACTACAGCAGAACAGGAGAGATCTGTAAGGTGAAGAGGAAGCTCACGTACCAGTTTAGTGAGGGAACACTGAGGGGGCTGCAGGGAGCGTGTTag
- the LOC118966132 gene encoding transcription factor PU.1 isoform X1 — MLATLETVRMGYIPGWPGPAQTPVEVDLDVIEEYLQEHSLDVQHTPPTPPATPAQQTHTHSHQHQETSVIENSWSGQYAYQWHYDYSSPNKEYEKQAPPTEWPRLHGNHWEHSTYSSETTPCSESDSSSSLCLDYPPSSPSDPLSCPPAERRGRKTSEILPLTSHSGKKKERLFHFLFEMLQTPSMRSCIWWVQSCSGTFQFSSQNKERLAQLWGRRKGNRKTMTYQKMARALRNYSRTGEICKVKRKLTYQFSEGTLRGLQGAC, encoded by the exons ATGGGTTATATCCCAGGCTGGCCCGGTCCTGCCCAGACCCCGGTAGAGGTGGACCTGGACGTCATAGAGGAATATCTACAGGAACACTCCCTGGATGTCCAACACACACCTCCTACGCCTCCTGCCACGCCCgctcagcaaacacacacacactcacaccaacaccaggagaccagcgtcatag AGAACAGCTGGTCTGGTCAGTATGCCTACCAGTGGCATTATGACTATAGTTCTCCTAATAAGGAATATGAAAAACAGGCTCCGCCCACAGAATGGCCTCGTCTTCATGGCAACCACTGG GAGCACAGCACCTATTCCAGTGAGACAACTCCCTGCAGTGAGTCTgactcctccagctccctctgtcTAGactaccctccctcctctccctccgaccctctctcctgcccccctgctgagaggagaggcaggaagacGAGCGAAATACTGCCCCTCACATCACACTCAG GAAAGAAGAAGGAGCGTCTGTTCCACTTTCTGTTTGAGATGCTACAGACCCCCTCCATGCGGAGCTGCATCTGGTGGGTACAGTCCTGCTCCGGCACCTTCCAGTTCTCCTCCCAGAACAAGGAGCGTCTGGCCCAGCTGTGGGGCCGAAGGAAGGGAAATCGCAAGACCATGACATACCAGAAGATGGCTCGAGCACTCAGAAACTACAGCAGAACAGGAGAGATCTGTAAGGTGAAGAGGAAGCTCACGTACCAGTTTAGTGAGGGAACACTGAGGGGGCTGCAGGGAGCGTGTTag